One genomic region from SAR92 clade bacterium H455 encodes:
- a CDS encoding nucleotidyltransferase family protein — translation MKAALLIAGLGTRLRPLTDSIPKCLLPINGVPLLAIWFDKLLAAGVTEVLINTHWLAGQVVDFIAHSTPEGLKVRVFYEPTLLGSAGTLAANRRFFSEGPFFIIYGDNLSDVDLADLYAAHLEQRPLLTLGTFEAEFPERCGIAEIDEQGVVQGFVEKPEKPLSNHAAAGIYVAEPEIFDYFPEPEASTVIDLGFDVIPKLVGQMRNYSINQVIDIGTPENYRKANGGLF, via the coding sequence ATGAAGGCGGCTTTATTAATCGCGGGTTTAGGCACGCGTCTACGCCCCCTTACAGATTCGATTCCAAAGTGCCTGTTGCCAATTAATGGGGTGCCATTGCTAGCCATTTGGTTCGACAAGTTGCTTGCTGCCGGCGTTACTGAGGTCTTGATCAATACCCATTGGTTGGCGGGGCAGGTGGTCGATTTTATTGCCCATTCGACACCAGAAGGTCTCAAGGTAAGGGTTTTTTATGAGCCCACTCTGCTTGGTAGTGCTGGGACTCTTGCCGCAAACCGGCGCTTTTTTAGTGAAGGCCCATTTTTTATTATCTATGGCGATAACCTTTCCGATGTGGATCTGGCGGATCTCTATGCCGCCCATCTAGAGCAGCGGCCGCTATTAACTTTGGGTACTTTTGAAGCGGAATTCCCTGAGCGTTGTGGTATTGCTGAGATCGATGAGCAAGGCGTTGTTCAGGGGTTTGTTGAGAAGCCTGAAAAGCCATTATCAAATCACGCTGCGGCGGGTATTTATGTGGCTGAACCTGAGATCTTTGATTATTTTCCTGAGCCTGAAGCTTCGACTGTTATAGATCTTGGTTTTGATGTGATTCCTAAACTTGTAGGGCAGATGCGCAACTATTCGATTAATCAGGTAATTGATATTGGCACACCTGAGAATTATCGAAAAGCTAACGGCGGCTTGTTTTGA
- the galE gene encoding UDP-glucose 4-epimerase GalE produces the protein MRILCTGGAGYVGSACLRYLLKKGYEAFAFDNLSEGNAAAVPDSDNRLIVGDILNKRHLIDTLNSYKIDAVMHFAAVASVPDSIAMPAQYWEVNVVGTKNVLDAMIECGIKNIVFSSTAATYAFTDKMPLDEADLQMPLTPYGTTKLACESMLNDYRIAYGIGFTVMRYFNASGADLDGEYGEDRRVESHLIPLAFHTAVGRREKLLVYGDDWPTADGSCVRDYVHVEDIAQAHVLAMENYQPNVGNIYNIGSNTGASVIEIIKQCEEACCNAINWQFAPRRPGDPATLVASSKKLRDELHWRPRHSLEAIIQSAYDWHHRYPRGYADKNT, from the coding sequence ATGCGAATTTTATGTACCGGAGGTGCGGGCTATGTTGGCAGTGCCTGCCTGCGTTATCTACTTAAAAAAGGCTATGAAGCATTTGCCTTTGACAACCTCAGCGAAGGAAACGCTGCGGCAGTCCCAGACTCAGACAACCGTTTAATTGTTGGCGATATTCTTAATAAGCGTCACCTAATTGATACGCTCAATAGCTACAAAATAGATGCGGTGATGCACTTTGCAGCTGTTGCATCAGTCCCAGATTCAATTGCCATGCCCGCCCAGTATTGGGAGGTAAATGTTGTGGGTACAAAAAATGTACTGGATGCAATGATCGAATGTGGCATTAAAAATATTGTCTTTTCTAGTACTGCGGCTACCTATGCTTTTACCGACAAGATGCCTCTTGACGAGGCTGACTTGCAAATGCCTCTAACGCCCTATGGAACAACGAAGTTAGCCTGTGAAAGTATGCTCAATGATTATCGTATTGCCTACGGTATTGGCTTCACTGTTATGCGCTACTTCAACGCTTCTGGTGCGGATTTAGATGGCGAGTATGGCGAAGACAGAAGGGTGGAGTCTCATCTTATTCCACTGGCTTTTCATACGGCAGTGGGGCGAAGGGAGAAGCTTCTGGTCTATGGGGATGACTGGCCAACAGCGGATGGCAGTTGCGTCAGGGACTACGTGCATGTCGAAGATATTGCTCAAGCCCATGTCTTAGCGATGGAAAATTATCAGCCTAATGTGGGCAATATTTACAATATAGGCTCAAACACAGGTGCCTCGGTGATAGAAATCATTAAGCAGTGTGAAGAGGCTTGCTGCAATGCGATTAATTGGCAGTTTGCCCCGCGCAGACCTGGTGATCCGGCGACACTTGTAGCCTCTTCAAAAAAGCTTCGTGACGAGCTCCATTGGCGACCGCGACATAGCTTAGAGGCAATTATTCAGAGTGCCTATGACTGGCATCATCGCTACCCCAGGGGCTATGCCGATAAAAACACCTGA
- a CDS encoding glycosyltransferase family 4 protein: protein MTAEKGNSICYITTNGIGNAWVAAELKVLGEKGINIDLYSMRRPHQSFFGSDWANKISQQTECLYPLPILSFFFSILAAPFLFRARFFSGLWNALWSPRENFRARVAGLAHFFVACHWARQIRPKNYQLIHSQWVQSGGTIGFYASWLLDIPFSFTGHAVDLFRDRCALKDKVKHADFIIAISQFHKDFYIAEGASAEKIHIVYCGIDLDEYVYSYSESKEPVRILSFGRLVEKKGYSTLIKACGLLRSLDVDFHCEIAGSGPEYGALKKLTASLNLDNWVTITGNALNQEEIEEWMKTGDIFAQPCCWSADNDVDGIPRSLMEAMAVGIPSISTAVAGIPDLIEHKKTGLLIAEQDADALAKAIKLLMDDASLRRDLSEAGRQIIEQKFNLETCLDPLAEIFSNRSNTTIGNGA, encoded by the coding sequence ATGACAGCAGAAAAGGGAAATTCAATTTGTTATATCACTACCAATGGCATTGGCAATGCCTGGGTGGCAGCCGAACTAAAGGTGTTGGGTGAGAAGGGTATAAACATTGATCTCTATTCAATGCGCCGGCCACATCAGTCATTTTTTGGTTCCGATTGGGCTAATAAAATTAGTCAGCAAACCGAATGTCTCTATCCACTGCCAATCTTATCTTTCTTCTTCTCGATATTGGCAGCCCCTTTTTTGTTTAGGGCGCGTTTCTTTTCGGGTCTATGGAATGCCCTGTGGTCCCCTCGAGAAAATTTTCGTGCTCGAGTTGCTGGCTTGGCACATTTTTTTGTTGCCTGTCATTGGGCAAGGCAGATCCGCCCTAAAAATTACCAACTTATTCATTCTCAATGGGTTCAATCGGGAGGCACTATAGGGTTTTACGCTTCTTGGTTATTGGATATCCCCTTTAGTTTCACTGGTCATGCAGTCGATCTGTTCCGTGATCGCTGTGCCTTAAAGGACAAGGTAAAGCATGCTGATTTTATAATCGCTATCTCGCAATTCCATAAGGATTTCTATATTGCTGAAGGGGCCAGCGCTGAGAAAATTCATATTGTCTACTGCGGTATAGATCTTGATGAATATGTCTATAGCTACTCTGAAAGCAAAGAGCCGGTGAGAATTCTGTCATTTGGTCGATTAGTTGAAAAGAAAGGCTATTCGACACTGATAAAAGCCTGCGGCCTATTGCGGAGCCTTGACGTTGATTTCCACTGCGAAATTGCGGGAAGTGGTCCTGAATATGGAGCGCTGAAGAAATTAACCGCGTCGTTGAATTTAGATAATTGGGTAACTATTACTGGCAATGCTCTTAATCAAGAAGAGATCGAAGAGTGGATGAAAACAGGGGATATCTTTGCGCAGCCTTGTTGCTGGTCGGCTGATAACGATGTCGATGGCATTCCGCGGTCTCTCATGGAGGCGATGGCAGTGGGGATACCCAGTATCTCGACTGCTGTGGCAGGTATTCCTGATCTGATAGAACACAAGAAAACCGGTCTACTTATTGCGGAGCAGGACGCAGATGCGCTGGCGAAGGCCATTAAGTTACTCATGGATGACGCCTCTCTGAGAAGAGATTTATCTGAGGCTGGACGTCAGATCATTGAGCAGAAATTTAACTTAGAAACTTGCCTAGACCCTCTGGCTGAGATCTTCAGTAATAGATCGAATACAACAATAGGAAATGGTGCTTAA
- a CDS encoding histidine phosphatase family protein yields the protein MNWYFLRHGQINSNLNKVYSGRSDEPLNAQGLQQAAQAAELISSKSIDRVISSPLARAGQTATIVAAAHNLKVSFDQAFNEMIFGPWEGLSEARVKQQYPLEWALWNSRPQDLRLRHRETLEQLQARVIAGMRHIEAEGRGDNILVVSHVAVIRVVALYAQGRPLSDYKSIEVDNCQLFPISISEEALQASRKQTLSLDVAR from the coding sequence ATGAACTGGTACTTTTTACGCCACGGGCAAATCAATTCGAACTTGAATAAAGTCTATTCCGGTCGCAGCGATGAACCATTGAATGCGCAGGGTCTTCAGCAGGCTGCCCAGGCAGCTGAGCTGATCTCATCAAAATCCATCGATCGAGTGATCTCCAGTCCCCTGGCTCGAGCGGGTCAGACGGCGACCATTGTCGCCGCGGCACACAATTTAAAGGTTAGCTTTGACCAGGCCTTTAATGAAATGATTTTTGGTCCCTGGGAGGGGCTGAGCGAAGCGCGAGTTAAGCAGCAATACCCGCTGGAGTGGGCGCTGTGGAACTCCCGGCCTCAGGATTTAAGGCTACGACACAGAGAGACCTTGGAGCAGTTGCAGGCGCGGGTGATTGCCGGTATGCGCCATATTGAGGCTGAAGGTAGAGGGGATAATATATTAGTTGTCAGTCATGTTGCGGTGATACGTGTTGTCGCTCTCTATGCACAAGGTCGGCCGCTGTCTGATTACAAGTCCATTGAGGTGGATAACTGCCAGCTGTTTCCAATATCGATCAGTGAAGAGGCGCTGCAGGCCTCCCGAAAGCAAACTCTGTCTCTGGATGTCGCCAGATGA
- a CDS encoding WecB/TagA/CpsF family glycosyltransferase, producing the protein MSIPDQGCSSAAPAINRTCWSLLGLPFDQVDRDQALEIIEQAIASKTKCFLSTPNLNFIVQAQEDEAFLESVIYSDLVVADGMPVIWMAKLLGIPLRSRVAGSSLFERLQNTQRNKPISVFFFGGQGNVAQRAADNLNRTSVGMVACGALNPGVGSVESMSSNEIIEQINTAHPDFLVVALGAKKGQQWIMHNREKLNASVISHLGAVVNFVGDTVQRAPLSWQKLGLEWVWRIVQEPLLWKRYFIDGLWFLRFIATHVLPLALYQKLLQGRADKNLFMEIVSDAEGGSVEMQLGGAATAVNGVVLKSGCRKILEQLEAIPRVSINCTDLDYIDSSALGTLMLLKANIVRRGGALGLFRISRRIRRLMRLHGVEGFLLE; encoded by the coding sequence TTGAGTATTCCCGATCAAGGCTGCTCTTCTGCCGCACCAGCAATTAATCGCACCTGCTGGAGTCTATTGGGGCTGCCATTCGATCAGGTAGACAGGGACCAGGCATTGGAGATTATTGAGCAAGCCATTGCATCTAAAACTAAGTGCTTTCTTTCGACGCCAAACTTGAATTTTATCGTACAGGCCCAAGAGGATGAGGCCTTTCTTGAATCAGTGATTTATAGCGATTTGGTCGTTGCTGACGGTATGCCGGTGATCTGGATGGCAAAGCTGTTGGGTATTCCACTACGCAGTCGTGTGGCTGGGTCATCGCTATTTGAAAGGCTGCAGAACACTCAGCGCAATAAGCCGATCTCGGTGTTCTTTTTTGGGGGGCAGGGCAATGTAGCGCAACGGGCTGCCGATAACCTTAATCGCACTTCTGTGGGTATGGTCGCCTGTGGTGCTCTCAACCCTGGAGTGGGTTCTGTTGAAAGCATGAGCAGCAATGAAATCATCGAACAGATTAACACCGCGCACCCAGACTTTTTGGTGGTGGCTCTGGGGGCAAAAAAAGGTCAGCAGTGGATTATGCACAATCGCGAAAAGCTCAATGCGTCGGTGATCAGTCACCTTGGCGCGGTGGTGAATTTTGTTGGCGATACTGTTCAGCGCGCTCCTCTGAGCTGGCAAAAATTGGGCTTGGAATGGGTGTGGCGGATAGTTCAGGAGCCGCTGCTGTGGAAGCGTTATTTTATTGATGGCCTGTGGTTTCTGCGCTTTATCGCCACTCATGTCCTGCCTTTGGCGCTCTATCAAAAGTTGTTGCAGGGTCGCGCCGACAAAAACCTATTTATGGAGATTGTTAGTGATGCTGAGGGTGGCAGCGTTGAGATGCAACTGGGAGGGGCGGCAACAGCGGTCAATGGGGTGGTGCTGAAGTCTGGCTGTCGCAAGATACTCGAACAGTTAGAGGCTATTCCCAGAGTTTCGATCAATTGTACGGATTTGGACTATATTGATAGTTCCGCGCTGGGAACTCTGATGTTGTTAAAAGCCAATATTGTGCGTCGCGGAGGCGCATTAGGCTTGTTTCGAATCAGTCGACGGATTCGTCGGCTGATGCGTCTGCACGGTGTTGAAGGGTTTTTGCTGGAGTAA
- a CDS encoding glycosyltransferase, with product MSSQELPAFGLVTIPIRKLKFEIQIVDSCRSINDSHLSGSDTVLASGDNNDLLHISHICNKRSIRCIYIIEKPLKVQLKIVALNSPTLLHQLKRAIFCIRQEARRLKAFKLSDGVQANGVPSFESYSSQYKDDLLYFDNRIKLKDIISPMEIKKRLCYLKEGKPLRLAFSGRLIKIKGADDLIKVAEALDKKGVDFTFTIYGTGSLDEYIRSQTHEKHLTEKVFLKGPVDFHKTLLPELKEKTDLFICLHKQGDPSCTYLETLACGIPIVGYANEAFAGILSKNDIGWSVPMNDITAIAELVARLNTQRNLISQKSHNSIEMAKENHFDLTYQRRINHLLGNNVQFDN from the coding sequence GTGAGTTCCCAAGAACTACCAGCATTTGGGCTTGTCACCATCCCAATAAGAAAGCTTAAGTTTGAAATTCAGATAGTGGATAGTTGCCGCAGTATTAATGACTCTCACTTATCAGGGTCTGATACTGTTTTGGCGTCTGGGGACAACAATGACCTACTGCACATAAGTCATATCTGCAATAAAAGATCAATTCGCTGTATATACATTATTGAAAAACCTTTAAAGGTACAATTGAAAATTGTTGCTCTTAATTCACCAACACTATTACATCAGCTAAAAAGGGCTATATTTTGTATTCGACAAGAAGCTCGTCGATTGAAAGCCTTTAAACTCTCCGATGGCGTACAAGCTAATGGAGTTCCTTCATTTGAAAGCTATAGCTCACAATATAAAGATGATCTTTTATACTTTGACAATCGGATAAAACTCAAGGATATCATTTCTCCTATGGAAATCAAAAAGCGCCTTTGCTACCTAAAGGAAGGTAAGCCGCTTAGGCTGGCATTTTCCGGTCGATTAATCAAAATAAAAGGAGCTGATGATCTGATTAAGGTCGCGGAAGCATTAGATAAAAAAGGAGTGGATTTTACATTTACAATCTATGGAACTGGCAGCTTAGATGAATATATACGAAGTCAAACTCATGAGAAGCACCTCACAGAAAAGGTATTTTTAAAAGGCCCGGTTGATTTCCATAAAACTCTATTACCTGAACTTAAAGAAAAAACTGACCTATTTATATGCCTCCATAAACAAGGCGATCCATCATGTACATACCTCGAAACTCTAGCTTGTGGGATTCCAATCGTAGGATATGCAAACGAAGCATTCGCCGGAATTCTATCTAAAAATGATATTGGGTGGTCAGTCCCAATGAACGATATAACAGCAATAGCTGAGCTAGTAGCGCGGCTAAATACACAGCGGAACCTTATATCTCAAAAATCTCATAACAGCATTGAAATGGCAAAAGAAAACCACTTTGACTTAACATATCAACGAAGGATAAACCACCTTCTTGGGAACAACGTTCAGTTCGATAACTAA
- a CDS encoding SIS domain-containing protein — MDFMEFVEDYYQQYIRVLNAFDKLSLEPVLDTFLDVRDKGGTLWVAGNGGSAAIGDHTVCDVTKGTHTEGEPTIKSISLTSNTAMLTALGNDLDYEQVFSQQLKYYLGKNDALLLVSSSGNSPNVVKACEYANSRGVPTIAFVGFKGGKLRDIAKHCVWIPIENYGMAEDAHQSLMHVTTQYIMAYANQRVAAEAQCD, encoded by the coding sequence ATGGATTTCATGGAGTTTGTAGAGGATTACTACCAGCAATATATTCGGGTGCTGAACGCGTTCGATAAGTTATCTCTCGAACCTGTGCTGGATACCTTTCTCGATGTTAGAGACAAAGGTGGCACTCTTTGGGTGGCTGGCAACGGCGGCAGTGCAGCGATTGGTGATCACACTGTGTGCGATGTGACCAAAGGCACTCATACAGAGGGTGAGCCGACGATTAAGTCGATTTCCCTGACATCGAATACGGCTATGTTAACGGCTCTGGGCAATGACCTTGATTACGAGCAGGTTTTTAGTCAGCAGCTTAAATATTATCTCGGAAAAAATGATGCGTTGTTGCTGGTGAGTTCCAGCGGCAACTCGCCCAATGTGGTTAAAGCCTGTGAATACGCGAATAGCCGCGGTGTGCCAACGATTGCCTTTGTTGGGTTTAAGGGCGGTAAGCTACGCGATATTGCCAAGCACTGTGTGTGGATTCCGATTGAAAATTACGGCATGGCGGAAGATGCCCACCAGAGTCTTATGCATGTTACTACCCAATACATCATGGCCTATGCAAACCAGCGTGTAGCTGCAGAGGCCCAGTGTGACTGA
- a CDS encoding glycosyltransferase family 2 protein, translating to MDDSYLLISPCRNEAEFMVKTLDSVVSQSLRPAKWIIVDDGSTDATPEILRQYSEKYDFIEIVTRNNRGHRSVGPGVIEAFYAGLDAVDLNDYEYLCKLDLDLELPNTYFETLIARMQANPRIGTCSGKPYNRRDDRLVSEKRGDEMSVGMTKLYRVSCFEQIGGFVSEVMWDAIDCHRCRQLGWIACSWDDPELRFVHLRVMGSSQDNVYMGRMRHGYGQYFMGTGIVYMFATSVYRMLHPPYLFGGIAMFWGYLKSAAKRLPRYRDKELRKFINTYQWRCLLLGKHKATELLNDKQKTVWKASGQSGNIGVAQKS from the coding sequence ATGGACGATTCTTATTTACTGATTTCGCCTTGCCGAAATGAAGCTGAGTTTATGGTGAAGACGCTAGATAGCGTTGTTAGTCAGTCGCTCCGCCCTGCCAAATGGATTATCGTCGATGATGGCTCTACCGACGCCACACCAGAAATTCTTCGTCAATATTCTGAAAAGTATGACTTTATCGAAATCGTCACCCGCAATAACCGCGGCCATCGGAGCGTTGGGCCTGGTGTTATTGAGGCTTTTTATGCGGGTTTGGATGCGGTTGATTTAAATGATTATGAGTATCTTTGTAAGCTTGATTTGGATCTAGAGCTACCAAACACTTACTTCGAGACTCTGATTGCACGCATGCAGGCTAATCCGAGAATTGGCACTTGCAGCGGAAAACCCTACAACCGGCGTGATGACAGGTTGGTTAGCGAAAAGCGCGGTGACGAGATGTCGGTCGGTATGACGAAATTGTATCGAGTTAGTTGTTTTGAACAGATCGGTGGTTTTGTCTCTGAGGTGATGTGGGATGCTATTGATTGCCATCGATGCCGGCAGCTTGGTTGGATTGCCTGCAGTTGGGACGACCCTGAATTGCGCTTTGTACACCTCAGAGTGATGGGTTCAAGTCAGGATAATGTGTATATGGGGCGGATGCGTCATGGCTATGGGCAGTATTTTATGGGTACTGGTATTGTTTATATGTTTGCAACGTCTGTTTATCGGATGTTACATCCACCGTATTTGTTCGGTGGTATAGCTATGTTCTGGGGTTATCTTAAGAGTGCCGCGAAAAGGCTTCCTCGATACCGAGACAAGGAGCTACGAAAATTTATTAACACCTATCAATGGCGCTGTCTTTTGCTGGGAAAGCACAAGGCGACGGAGCTGCTAAATGACAAGCAAAAAACTGTCTGGAAGGCATCAGGACAGAGCGGCAACATTGGAGTTGCGCAAAAGAGCTAA
- a CDS encoding sulfotransferase, with translation MSKLGRTPDFIIIGAMKSATSTLHKQLGAQPGIFMSTPKEPNFFSDDPIYKRGLNWYRGLFSEARADDICGESSTHYTKLPDYPDTLQRLKSAIANPKLIYVMRHPVDRLVSHYMHQWSEGVITCDINQAIDRYPELINYSCYGKQLAPVIDTFGREALMLMLFNDLKAWPQASLELIGSFIGVADPAALRWNYQEGPDNVSKNRIRRFYGYELLVNSRPMEWIRRTFVPQEIRDRIKGHLTMGQRPQLSESQLAKVTKVFDQDLKLLSEWLGFEVNCKNFSQASFLTERSIELSHTAKSK, from the coding sequence ATGAGCAAACTTGGCCGTACACCTGATTTCATAATTATTGGCGCTATGAAAAGCGCCACTAGCACGCTGCACAAACAGCTTGGTGCACAGCCTGGTATTTTTATGTCGACGCCGAAGGAGCCTAACTTCTTTAGCGATGACCCAATTTATAAGAGAGGTTTAAATTGGTACCGAGGGCTTTTTAGTGAGGCGCGAGCAGATGATATCTGTGGAGAGTCGAGTACCCATTACACTAAGCTTCCGGATTATCCGGATACTCTCCAGCGATTAAAGAGCGCTATTGCCAATCCTAAGTTGATTTATGTGATGCGCCACCCAGTGGATAGGCTAGTTTCTCACTATATGCATCAATGGTCGGAAGGGGTGATTACCTGTGATATCAATCAGGCGATTGATCGCTACCCGGAGTTGATCAACTACAGCTGTTATGGCAAACAGTTGGCTCCAGTTATTGATACCTTTGGTAGAGAGGCTTTGATGCTGATGTTGTTTAATGATTTGAAAGCATGGCCTCAGGCATCGCTGGAGCTGATTGGCAGTTTTATTGGCGTGGCAGATCCAGCAGCGCTGCGCTGGAACTATCAAGAGGGGCCAGATAATGTCTCGAAGAATAGGATTAGGCGGTTTTACGGTTATGAACTGCTAGTTAATTCACGGCCAATGGAGTGGATAAGACGTACCTTTGTGCCTCAGGAGATAAGAGATCGTATAAAAGGACATTTGACCATGGGTCAGAGACCTCAACTCTCTGAGTCTCAATTAGCCAAGGTTACGAAAGTCTTTGACCAGGATCTTAAGCTGTTGAGCGAATGGTTGGGATTCGAAGTGAACTGCAAAAACTTTAGTCAAGCATCCTTTTTGACTGAACGCAGCATTGAGCTAAGTCATACAGCAAAGTCAAAATAG
- a CDS encoding glycosyltransferase — protein MTDKVKIGVVVIGRNEGERLKRCLASILAQHQAPIVYVDSGSSDGSVEHAQSVGVEVVDLDMTRPFTMARGRNAGLNYLVEHYPDCEFVQFVDGDCEIVEGWISTACEFLVANPKTISVCGNRMERYPEATLYNKLINMEWQGAEGEVKACGGDAMYRVAPLAVAKGFNESMIAGEEGELCLRLRGNGFVINRLDIPMTLHDANMHHLTEWWLRSVRCGHAYAHGFDLHRQASEQCEERYKKRQVLSSMAYGFCFPLLLLLLVSILFSQPLSQLPLIFVCSSILFVLSLYIRLIEKCVKSRLLLGNSQSQAWLYGAFIALGKLPEAQGVSKYYFNKMRGVTAKIIEYRAN, from the coding sequence GTGACTGACAAGGTGAAAATTGGTGTAGTGGTTATCGGGCGCAACGAGGGTGAGCGATTAAAACGCTGCCTGGCGTCGATTTTGGCTCAGCATCAGGCTCCGATTGTCTATGTGGACTCGGGGTCAAGTGATGGCAGTGTTGAGCACGCCCAGTCGGTTGGTGTGGAAGTTGTGGATCTCGATATGACACGGCCTTTTACTATGGCTAGAGGGCGCAATGCAGGTCTTAATTATCTAGTAGAACATTATCCAGATTGCGAGTTTGTGCAGTTTGTCGATGGTGACTGTGAGATTGTAGAAGGTTGGATTTCGACTGCTTGCGAATTTTTAGTCGCCAACCCCAAGACAATTAGTGTCTGTGGAAATCGCATGGAGCGTTATCCCGAGGCAACCCTCTACAACAAACTTATCAATATGGAATGGCAAGGCGCTGAAGGGGAAGTCAAAGCTTGCGGTGGCGATGCGATGTATCGAGTTGCGCCATTGGCAGTGGCGAAAGGTTTTAATGAATCAATGATTGCTGGAGAAGAGGGGGAGCTTTGCTTGCGCCTTAGAGGCAATGGATTCGTTATTAATCGTCTTGATATTCCCATGACCTTGCACGATGCCAACATGCATCACCTCACAGAGTGGTGGTTACGATCGGTCCGATGCGGCCACGCCTATGCCCACGGCTTTGATCTGCATCGGCAAGCTTCAGAGCAGTGCGAAGAGCGCTATAAAAAACGCCAAGTCCTTAGCTCTATGGCCTATGGCTTTTGTTTTCCATTGCTTCTTTTATTACTGGTCAGTATTTTATTTTCTCAGCCGTTATCCCAGCTTCCTCTGATATTTGTTTGCAGCTCAATACTCTTTGTCCTGTCGTTGTATATTCGCCTGATTGAAAAGTGCGTCAAATCGAGACTGTTGCTTGGTAATTCGCAATCTCAGGCTTGGCTCTACGGGGCTTTTATTGCGCTTGGCAAGTTGCCAGAAGCTCAGGGAGTGAGTAAATATTATTTTAATAAAATGCGTGGTGTGACGGCGAAAATAATCGAGTACAGAGCCAACTAG
- a CDS encoding glycosyltransferase family 2 protein yields the protein MTILLARNLKVFFLMHVTIVIVNFRTPELTIQCLHALSVSQDSKIKFNVLIIDNKSADDSILQINEWIENSGSPREMKLIENCVNNGFSSGNNVGINESTSEYILLLNSDSLVSYQSIELLVKLLQDNPNVGIASPRLEWPDGRPQESCFRFQRPISELISSACTGLVTSLLRRYEVALAVSEEVSCPEWTSFACVMIRREVFDQVGLLDEGFFMYFEDVDFCRRARAAGWGVLCSPEARAVHLRGGSSPLKSQAAQKKRLPRYFYESRTRYYYRYFGYLGLFTANIFWHLGWTIAMVRKLVDRDYKPNVCEKQWRDIWTNFFNPTAPYTHPDNYS from the coding sequence TTGACTATACTTTTAGCTCGTAATCTTAAAGTGTTCTTTTTAATGCATGTAACAATCGTTATTGTAAACTTCCGAACACCAGAGCTGACTATTCAGTGTCTTCACGCTTTGAGCGTCAGTCAGGATAGTAAAATTAAATTCAATGTGCTAATCATAGACAATAAATCAGCTGACGACTCGATATTGCAGATAAACGAGTGGATAGAAAATTCAGGATCTCCACGCGAGATGAAACTTATAGAGAATTGCGTTAATAACGGGTTTTCTTCTGGTAATAATGTCGGGATTAATGAGTCCACAAGCGAATATATTCTATTACTTAACAGCGATAGCCTTGTTAGTTATCAATCGATCGAGTTGTTAGTAAAGCTCCTTCAGGATAATCCGAATGTTGGGATTGCATCGCCGAGGTTGGAGTGGCCTGATGGAAGGCCACAAGAAAGTTGTTTCCGCTTTCAGAGGCCAATCAGTGAGTTAATCAGCTCAGCATGTACCGGACTGGTTACTAGTCTATTACGGCGTTATGAGGTGGCTCTTGCCGTTAGTGAGGAGGTTTCGTGTCCAGAGTGGACAAGCTTTGCCTGTGTGATGATCCGCAGAGAGGTATTTGATCAGGTGGGACTCTTGGATGAAGGGTTCTTTATGTATTTTGAGGATGTAGATTTCTGCCGCCGAGCGCGAGCAGCGGGTTGGGGGGTTCTTTGCAGCCCTGAGGCGCGGGCTGTCCATCTCCGTGGTGGCAGCTCTCCGCTAAAGAGTCAGGCGGCGCAAAAGAAACGATTGCCAAGGTACTTCTATGAGTCGAGGACGCGATACTACTACAGGTACTTTGGATATCTGGGCTTATTTACGGCAAATATTTTCTGGCATCTTGGTTGGACCATTGCAATGGTCCGAAAGTTGGTAGACAGAGACTATAAGCCCAACGTTTGTGAAAAACAGTGGCGCGACATCTGGACCAATTTCTTTAATCCAACAGCGCCTTATACTCATCCGGACAATTACTCATGA